The window TATTATCCGCTAAAGAAGCGTTCGCAGGTTTTGTGGATCCAAACGTCTTACTATTTATGGGCATGTTTGTAATTGGTGAAGCTTTCTTTGCAACAGGTGTCGCTGTAGGTGTAGGTAATGTAGTTCATAAGTTTGCTAAAACTGAAACATCCTTGCTCGTTGCAGTTATGATGATTACAGGTGTTTTATCTGGCTTCTTATCTAATACTGGTACAGCTGCTGTACTGATTCCTGTAATTATCGGTATTTGTAAAAAGAGTGGTTTTAAACAAACTAAGTTATTGATGCCTCTCGTATTTGCGGCAGCCATGGGTGGTAATATCTCACTTATCGGTGCTCCTGGTAACATGATTGCTCAAGCAGGATTACAACAAGCAGGCTTAGGTTCTTTTAATTTCTTTGATTATGGTTTAGTAGGCTTACCAATCCTTATCGTAGGTACTATATTCTATGCTACAATTGGTAAACGTTTCTTACCAGATGCTCCAAGCCACCAACCAGATGGTGCTTTTGAAGGTAATGATGATTATAGTCATGTGCCATCTTGGAAGAAATGGACTGCTGCGATTATATTGATTCTGACAGTCGTTGCTATGATTTTTGAAAAACAATTAGGTGTAAAACTTTATGTAAGTGCTTGGATAGGTGCGCTTGTTTTAGTAGCTACTAATGTTATTAGCGAAACGGCAGCTGTTAAATCTATCGACATGAAAACAATTATGCTATTTGCTGGTTCTATGGCTCTCGGTGATGCAATGGTAAAAACTGGTACTGGTAGTGTAATTGCTGACATTATTGTTAATAGTCTTGGAGCAAGCCCATCTCCAATCGTTGTGTTAGTAGTAATCTTTGTGCTTGGTGTGTTTATGACAAACTTTATGTCTAATACAGCTACTTGTGCTTTACTAGTTCCAATCGGTCTTAGCCTAGCTTCTCAACTTGGCTTCGATCCTAAAGCAGTTCTTGCAGCTATCGTAATTGCAAGCTCCTTGGCATATGCAACACCAATTGGTATGCCTGCCAACACTATGGTATACAACATAGCTGGCTATAGCTTCATGGATTATGTGAAAGCTGGTTTACCACTTATCGTTGTATCTAGTATCGTAGCACTTATTTTACTTCCAATCCTATTCCCATTCTAATAAGATAAGTATTTGGTATATATTGAAAGCCCTGATGTATATTTACGTCAGGGCCTTTTCTTGCTTACCTGCATATATTGTGCTTGTTTTGTTATATATTAGATAGATTACTAAATTTGTTAGACATAAGTATTAGACATTAGAGAAACTTTCACATATAATAGAGTAATGTAAGTGTACAAATATACATTCACAGTAGACATATATTACAAAACGTATACGTCTATCTAATAGTTGTTATATAGGTTTATGTGGCCATGGTGCCGAGGAGGCTTTATGTTAAGCGATATTGAGATTGCCCAACAGAATAGAATGGAAAAGATTCAGGTTATTGCCAATAAATGTGGGTTAACACCTGATGACATTGAACAATATGGTCATTATAAAGCTAAAATTTCTTTTGATGCTATTCGTCGTTTAGAATCTAAACCAGATGGCAAATTGGTGCTAGTCACAGCGATTACGCCAACACCAGCAGGGGAAGGTAAGTCTACAACGAGCATTGGTCTCGTACAAGGCTTACAAAAAATCGGTAAAAATGCAATTGCTACATTACGTGAGCCATCCTTAGGACCTGTTTTTGGGATTAAAGGTGGTGCAGCAGGTGGCGGTTATGCTCAAGTTGTACCTATGGATGACATCAATCTTCATTTTACAGGTGATATGCATGCTATTACAGCGGCTAA of the Veillonella parvula genome contains:
- a CDS encoding SLC13 family permease, translating into MDTSVMITLGFLVFAIVMFAWEKIPLSITAMVVAVGLHLSGVLSAKEAFAGFVDPNVLLFMGMFVIGEAFFATGVAVGVGNVVHKFAKTETSLLVAVMMITGVLSGFLSNTGTAAVLIPVIIGICKKSGFKQTKLLMPLVFAAAMGGNISLIGAPGNMIAQAGLQQAGLGSFNFFDYGLVGLPILIVGTIFYATIGKRFLPDAPSHQPDGAFEGNDDYSHVPSWKKWTAAIILILTVVAMIFEKQLGVKLYVSAWIGALVLVATNVISETAAVKSIDMKTIMLFAGSMALGDAMVKTGTGSVIADIIVNSLGASPSPIVVLVVIFVLGVFMTNFMSNTATCALLVPIGLSLASQLGFDPKAVLAAIVIASSLAYATPIGMPANTMVYNIAGYSFMDYVKAGLPLIVVSSIVALILLPILFPF